From Streptomyces asiaticus, one genomic window encodes:
- a CDS encoding MMPL family transporter has translation MATFLYQVGRLAFRRRWYVALVWAAVLAAVGLGALKASGASDEEFSMPGIESQKAFDLMEQRFPGASADGATARVVFVAPSGEKVTATENREAVEKAVADLGDGAQVASAVDPFRAKAVSEDGTTAYATVTYKVAANDLTDVSKNQLDRAIHTAQDSGLTVEAGGSAMDDGAGPGGAAEVIGVAIAAVVLLITFGSLAAAGLPLLTAVIGVGVSMATILTLSQALGLSTTTGTLAMMLGLAVGIDYALFVVSRYREERARGRVPREAAGLAVGTAGSAVVFAGLTVVIALAGLAVVGIPMLTKMGLAAAGAVVVGVLVALTLVPAFLGFWPNAVLRRRARRSGRIEDEGTRDNGGSRWARFVLRRPLPVLLLGVVGLGALAVPVTDLQLGMPGDEAKSTSTTERRAYDALAEGFGPGFNGPLTVVVDAKDAKGAKGAKGAKGAEGATGAKGDTGPKGAADRVAKEIGGTEGVVSVSPARFNEAGDTAVFQVVPSTAPTDERTKDLVTTIRGERPGVESETGATFEVTGTTALNIDVSDKVQSALIPYLVVVVGLAIVLLLVVFRSLFVPLKAALGFLLSVLASLGVVVLVFQQGHGAGLLGVEQTGPIMSLMPIFLVGIIFGLAMDYEVFLVSRMREAYVHGERPGQAITSGFRHSARVVVAAALIMIAVFAGFVGESDSMVKMIGFGLASAVLFDAFVVRMAIVPAVLALLGDRAWWLPKWLDRLLPKVDVEGEALDRRPQSGPGSGPDAGSGPGSESDAGSGPGSDPEPAGATGREVART, from the coding sequence GTGGCTACATTCCTTTACCAAGTGGGCCGTCTGGCCTTCCGGCGACGCTGGTACGTCGCCCTGGTCTGGGCGGCCGTCCTGGCCGCCGTCGGGCTGGGTGCGCTCAAGGCCTCGGGGGCTTCCGACGAGGAGTTCTCGATGCCGGGCATCGAGTCCCAGAAGGCGTTCGACCTGATGGAACAGCGCTTCCCCGGGGCCTCCGCCGACGGCGCGACCGCCCGGGTCGTCTTCGTCGCGCCGAGCGGTGAGAAGGTCACCGCCACCGAGAACAGGGAGGCCGTCGAGAAGGCCGTGGCCGATCTGGGCGACGGGGCACAGGTCGCAAGCGCCGTCGACCCGTTCCGGGCGAAGGCCGTCAGTGAGGACGGCACGACGGCGTACGCGACGGTCACCTACAAGGTCGCCGCCAACGACCTCACCGACGTCAGCAAGAACCAGTTGGACCGGGCCATCCACACGGCCCAGGACTCCGGGCTGACCGTCGAGGCCGGTGGAAGCGCGATGGACGACGGTGCCGGGCCCGGCGGCGCGGCCGAGGTGATCGGTGTCGCGATAGCCGCCGTCGTGCTGCTGATCACCTTCGGCTCGCTGGCCGCCGCCGGACTGCCGCTGCTGACCGCCGTCATCGGCGTCGGCGTGAGCATGGCCACCATCCTGACCCTGTCCCAGGCGCTGGGCCTGTCCACGACGACTGGCACCCTGGCGATGATGCTGGGGCTCGCGGTCGGTATTGACTACGCCCTGTTCGTCGTCTCCCGCTACCGCGAGGAGCGCGCCAGGGGCCGGGTGCCGCGGGAGGCGGCCGGTCTGGCGGTCGGCACGGCCGGTTCCGCGGTGGTGTTCGCCGGGCTCACCGTCGTGATCGCGCTGGCCGGACTCGCGGTGGTCGGCATCCCGATGCTCACCAAGATGGGCCTGGCCGCGGCGGGCGCGGTCGTCGTCGGCGTACTGGTCGCGCTGACGCTGGTCCCGGCGTTCCTCGGCTTCTGGCCGAACGCCGTGCTCCGGCGGCGGGCCCGCAGGAGCGGACGGATCGAGGACGAGGGGACCCGGGACAACGGGGGCAGCCGCTGGGCGCGGTTCGTGCTGCGGCGTCCGCTGCCCGTGCTGTTGCTCGGCGTGGTGGGCCTCGGGGCCCTCGCGGTGCCGGTGACGGACCTCCAACTCGGCATGCCCGGGGACGAGGCCAAGTCGACCTCCACCACCGAGCGCCGGGCCTACGACGCGCTCGCCGAGGGCTTCGGGCCGGGCTTCAACGGGCCGCTGACCGTCGTCGTGGACGCGAAGGATGCGAAGGGCGCGAAGGGCGCGAAGGGCGCGAAGGGTGCGGAGGGCGCGACGGGCGCGAAGGGGGACACCGGCCCGAAGGGCGCCGCCGACAGGGTCGCGAAGGAGATCGGCGGCACCGAGGGCGTCGTCTCCGTCTCCCCGGCCCGCTTCAACGAGGCCGGTGACACGGCCGTCTTCCAGGTCGTGCCGTCCACGGCGCCGACCGACGAAAGGACCAAGGACCTGGTCACGACCATTCGGGGCGAGCGGCCCGGGGTCGAGTCCGAGACCGGGGCGACCTTCGAGGTCACCGGTACCACCGCGCTGAACATCGACGTCTCCGACAAGGTGCAGTCCGCGCTGATCCCCTACCTGGTCGTCGTGGTGGGCCTCGCGATCGTGCTCCTGCTGGTGGTCTTCCGGTCCCTGTTCGTCCCGCTGAAGGCGGCCCTCGGCTTCCTGCTGTCGGTGCTGGCCTCCCTCGGCGTGGTCGTCCTCGTCTTCCAGCAGGGCCACGGCGCCGGACTCCTGGGCGTGGAGCAGACCGGCCCGATCATGAGCCTGATGCCGATCTTCCTGGTGGGCATCATCTTCGGCCTGGCCATGGACTACGAGGTGTTCCTCGTCTCGCGGATGCGGGAGGCGTACGTCCACGGCGAGCGACCCGGCCAGGCGATCACGTCCGGCTTCCGGCACAGCGCGCGCGTGGTGGTGGCCGCCGCGCTGATCATGATCGCGGTGTTCGCCGGGTTCGTCGGCGAGAGCGACTCCATGGTCAAGATGATCGGGTTCGGGCTCGCCTCCGCCGTCCTGTTCGACGCCTTCGTCGTACGGATGGCGATCGTGCCCGCCGTGCTCGCCCTGCTCGGCGACCGGGCCTGGTGGCTGCCGAAGTGGCTGGACCGGCTGTTGCCCAAGGTCGACGTGGAGGGCGAGGCGCTCGACCGCCGGCCGCAATCAGGACCGGGTTCGGGACCGGATGCGGGATCGGGGCCGGGGTCGGAGTCGGATGCGGGATCGGGACCGGGATCGGATCCGGAACCGGCCGGGGCGACCGGCCGGGAAGTGGCCCGCACCTGA
- a CDS encoding amidase gives MEWNFLTAEELAAALRAGEVTSAELTDEAIARIERDDKAINAICVPDFDRARAAARDADQARARGEDRPLLGIPVTVKESYNVAGLPTTWGMPPHRNYLPAEDAVQVSRLRAAGAVVLGKTNVPMGLQDIQSFNEIYGTTNNPWDHGRTSGGSSGGSAAALASGFGALSIGSDIAGSLRTPAHFCGVYAHKPTLGLVANRGMVPPTAPALPAALDLAVVGPMARTARDLTLLLDVMAGPDPLTLGVAHEVTLPPARHERLRDFRVLVLDDHPLIPTGSAVRAGVHRVADALVDGGARVERHSPLLPDLTEAAVLYTHLLFSGFSGSFPLEAYERLRAQAAGLDADDQSLDAARLRGMAFSHRDWIEADSRRELHRHGWRQLFAEFDAVVCPITPTPAFPHDHNPDLMERRIDIDGTDCPYLDQLVWAGVATMPGLPATAIPATRSPEGLPVGVQLIGPALEDRTPLRLAELLEQKIGGFQAPQ, from the coding sequence ATGGAGTGGAATTTTCTGACGGCCGAAGAACTCGCGGCTGCTTTGCGTGCCGGTGAAGTGACTTCGGCGGAACTGACCGACGAGGCGATCGCCCGTATTGAGCGGGACGACAAGGCGATCAACGCGATCTGTGTGCCGGACTTCGACCGTGCGCGGGCCGCCGCGCGCGATGCCGACCAGGCGCGCGCCCGCGGTGAGGACCGGCCGCTGCTCGGCATTCCGGTGACGGTCAAGGAGTCCTACAACGTCGCCGGGCTGCCCACGACCTGGGGCATGCCACCACACCGGAACTACCTACCGGCCGAGGACGCGGTGCAGGTGTCGCGGCTCAGGGCCGCGGGCGCGGTGGTACTCGGTAAGACCAACGTGCCGATGGGGCTGCAAGATATACAGAGCTTCAACGAGATCTACGGCACCACCAATAACCCGTGGGACCACGGTCGTACGTCGGGCGGCTCCTCCGGCGGATCGGCGGCGGCCCTGGCGTCCGGGTTCGGCGCGCTGTCCATCGGCTCCGACATCGCCGGTTCATTGCGCACCCCCGCGCACTTCTGCGGTGTCTACGCACACAAGCCGACACTCGGGCTGGTGGCGAACCGCGGTATGGTCCCGCCGACCGCACCGGCCTTGCCGGCCGCACTCGACCTCGCCGTCGTCGGCCCGATGGCGCGCACCGCCCGCGACCTGACGCTCCTGCTCGACGTCATGGCCGGACCGGACCCGCTGACGCTCGGTGTGGCACACGAGGTGACCCTGCCGCCCGCCCGCCACGAGCGACTCCGCGACTTCCGGGTCCTGGTCCTCGACGACCATCCGCTCATCCCGACCGGGTCCGCCGTGCGGGCGGGCGTGCACCGCGTGGCCGACGCGCTCGTCGACGGCGGCGCCCGCGTCGAACGGCACAGCCCGCTGCTGCCCGACCTGACCGAAGCCGCGGTCCTCTACACGCATTTGCTGTTCTCGGGCTTCAGCGGAAGTTTCCCCCTCGAAGCCTACGAGCGGCTGCGGGCCCAAGCCGCCGGACTGGACGCGGACGACCAGAGCCTCGACGCGGCACGGCTGCGCGGCATGGCGTTCAGCCACCGCGACTGGATCGAGGCCGACAGCCGCCGCGAACTCCACCGCCACGGCTGGCGGCAACTCTTCGCCGAGTTCGACGCCGTGGTGTGCCCCATCACCCCCACCCCCGCGTTCCCCCACGACCACAACCCCGATCTGATGGAACGCCGAATCGACATCGACGGCACCGACTGCCCGTACCTCGACCAACTCGTCTGGGCCGGTGTGGCCACCATGCCCGGCCTACCCGCCACCGCCATACCGGCGACCCGCTCCCCCGAGGGCCTACCGGTGGGAGTCCAGCTCATCGGCCCGGCGCTCGAGGACCGCACCCCGCTACGGCTGGCCGAACTGCTCGAGCAGAAGATCGGCGGCTTCCAGGCACCGCAGTAG
- a CDS encoding SigE family RNA polymerase sigma factor translates to MGVRKQAGDIEFQAFVVGRWPRLMRTAFLLTGEQHAAEDLVQSTLEQAYVAWHRVASADDPEAYVRRVMINAHARRYRRKLREFLVPRSEDAGLTHEVADTGDRIAQADDRHTLLKALAELPTRQREAVVLRYWEDLTEIQTAEAMGCSVGAVKSNAAKGIAKLRAISGLVETVTQGGRK, encoded by the coding sequence ATGGGGGTTCGAAAACAGGCCGGGGACATAGAGTTCCAGGCCTTCGTCGTCGGCCGCTGGCCGCGGCTGATGCGCACGGCATTCCTGCTCACGGGGGAGCAGCACGCCGCGGAGGATCTGGTCCAGTCGACGCTGGAACAGGCCTATGTGGCCTGGCACAGGGTCGCCTCGGCCGACGACCCGGAGGCGTATGTACGACGAGTGATGATCAACGCGCATGCCCGCAGGTACCGCAGGAAACTGCGGGAGTTCCTGGTGCCCAGGAGCGAGGACGCGGGCCTGACACACGAGGTGGCCGACACCGGTGACCGGATCGCCCAGGCCGACGACCGCCACACGCTGCTGAAGGCGCTGGCCGAACTGCCGACACGGCAGCGGGAAGCAGTGGTCCTGCGCTACTGGGAGGACCTCACCGAGATACAGACGGCCGAGGCGATGGGCTGTTCGGTCGGCGCGGTGAAGAGCAACGCAGCCAAGGGGATCGCGAAGCTGCGCGCCATATCGGGACTGGTGGAGACAGTGACGCAGGGAGGACGAAAGTGA
- the ribD gene encoding bifunctional diaminohydroxyphosphoribosylaminopyrimidine deaminase/5-amino-6-(5-phosphoribosylamino)uracil reductase RibD, whose translation MATPNELTAMRRAIAISAQGLGTTSPNPPVGCVILDRDGVPVGEGYHLRKGDHHAEVNALTAAGERAEGGTAVVTLEPCNHQGRTPPCRQALIDAKVSRVLMAVMDPTSRGEGGAAVLEQAGIEVERGVLEQEALLVLGPWLHSLRTGRPHITWAYTAGAVEEDDQAVIELRRTHDLVIRRNGTIEEGVPGGHGEDAFYVPLPPLGDEPEKALHALTEAGARMVLIEGTSNQAVPLFADVLDRVIIDVSVTPTSLRPIATSWPDAGALPSGFTLVGVSHLGPSVRLTGTRSVCGQ comes from the coding sequence ATGGCCACGCCGAACGAACTGACGGCCATGCGGCGAGCAATCGCCATCTCTGCCCAGGGCCTCGGGACCACGAGCCCCAACCCACCCGTCGGGTGCGTGATCCTCGACCGCGACGGCGTACCGGTCGGTGAGGGATACCACCTCCGCAAGGGAGACCACCACGCCGAGGTGAACGCGCTCACCGCGGCGGGGGAGCGGGCCGAGGGCGGCACAGCGGTCGTGACCCTGGAGCCCTGCAACCACCAGGGCCGAACCCCGCCATGCCGACAAGCGCTCATCGATGCGAAGGTCTCCCGCGTCCTGATGGCCGTCATGGACCCCACCTCACGCGGAGAGGGTGGCGCGGCGGTGCTGGAGCAGGCCGGCATAGAGGTAGAGCGCGGCGTCCTGGAGCAAGAAGCGCTGCTCGTTCTCGGCCCGTGGCTGCACTCATTGCGTACGGGTAGGCCGCACATCACCTGGGCGTACACCGCTGGAGCCGTCGAGGAGGACGACCAGGCCGTGATCGAGCTTCGCCGCACGCACGATCTGGTAATTCGGCGTAATGGGACGATTGAGGAAGGCGTGCCAGGCGGTCACGGTGAAGATGCCTTCTACGTACCGCTTCCCCCGCTCGGCGACGAGCCCGAGAAGGCCCTGCATGCCTTGACTGAGGCGGGAGCACGTATGGTGCTGATCGAAGGCACCTCTAACCAAGCGGTGCCGTTGTTTGCTGACGTGCTGGACCGCGTGATTATCGACGTGTCCGTCACCCCGACGTCGCTCAGGCCAATCGCAACGAGCTGGCCGGATGCGGGTGCTCTCCCCAGTGGGTTCACGCTGGTCGGAGTATCACACCTCGGCCCGTCTGTGCGTCTTACCGGGACGCGGTCTGTCTGCGGCCAGTGA
- a CDS encoding SLATT domain-containing protein, which translates to MGCRRRSREHELSYSRWSTLSLTFGISIAVFSGAAGTTLLASAKPGSPLSIVAGILGALAVVLTAVDAKFSSTAKAEAHRRAFAGFSSLRTDYDDLATMGARSTEEARGKLEHLNTRKSQLEKDSPPTEQYARKKRRKDEASLDERDFSVLEPSAQLPSR; encoded by the coding sequence ATGGGCTGCCGCCGACGATCACGGGAGCATGAGCTTTCATATTCGAGATGGTCGACACTTTCCTTAACTTTCGGCATTTCCATCGCAGTTTTCAGCGGAGCCGCAGGAACAACCCTTCTGGCTTCAGCGAAGCCTGGCAGCCCACTCTCCATCGTGGCTGGCATTCTCGGCGCGCTGGCTGTTGTACTGACAGCCGTCGACGCGAAATTCTCATCCACCGCCAAAGCCGAGGCTCACCGACGCGCGTTTGCCGGGTTTTCTTCCCTAAGGACTGACTACGACGATCTAGCCACAATGGGCGCACGGAGCACCGAAGAAGCACGAGGCAAATTGGAGCATCTAAACACGCGGAAGTCACAACTAGAAAAGGATTCGCCTCCCACAGAGCAATACGCTCGAAAGAAGCGCAGAAAGGACGAAGCTTCCCTCGACGAACGGGACTTCTCCGTACTCGAACCGTCAGCTCAACTGCCTTCGAGGTGA
- a CDS encoding NUDIX domain-containing protein: MSESEQVERMARPRMAAGALFCDAQGRVLLVRPSYKPMWEIPGGYIETGESPLSACRREVEEELGIRPPIGPLLVVDWAPNDAEGDKVLYLFDGGELSPDTAASIKLASDELLAAEFHAVEDLDQLLIPRLARRVKQAMAARAQGRPVYLEHGGLPAQ, encoded by the coding sequence ATGTCCGAGAGCGAGCAGGTAGAGCGCATGGCACGGCCGCGCATGGCGGCAGGCGCCTTGTTCTGCGACGCCCAGGGCCGCGTCCTGCTGGTCCGTCCGTCGTACAAGCCGATGTGGGAGATCCCCGGCGGATACATCGAGACGGGGGAGTCCCCCTTGAGCGCGTGCCGTCGCGAGGTCGAGGAGGAACTAGGGATCCGGCCCCCGATCGGGCCGCTCCTGGTGGTCGACTGGGCCCCGAACGACGCCGAGGGCGACAAGGTCCTGTATCTCTTCGACGGCGGAGAGCTGAGCCCGGATACGGCAGCGTCGATCAAGCTCGCGTCTGACGAGTTGCTGGCCGCCGAGTTCCACGCCGTGGAAGACCTGGATCAGCTCTTGATCCCGCGCCTCGCTCGCCGTGTGAAACAGGCTATGGCTGCACGAGCCCAGGGGCGACCGGTCTATCTGGAGCACGGCGGACTTCCCGCACAGTAG
- a CDS encoding helix-turn-helix domain-containing protein has translation MTDRRPFGARVKFYRERRGLHQWQLGELLNRSEDWVYRVEAGKIPVNNIKMLADLANTLRVHVEDLQGAPSLLDDREDHAGSVPAIRAALMRSRRLAGSLYDAREPLRLERLAVEVDAAWSLYQHGQYAQLAGRLPSLLADARMATQEHSAGRDKSEALRLFALTCHVTAAFLRKLGETNLAWIAADQGDIAASASGDVGTVVALRRCVAHVQLGAGLAEDAVNVTQDAAADLPDGWWETSPASLSLYGTLLLNGAVAAARLRDRPLADGMIAQAQQAADRLGGDKNEMWTSFGPTNVDIHRLALALEFEDVQLAVDIAPKVKPTGLPLERRARARLDVARAYGEAGRTDEAIDHLKRAYRNAPEQMRAHGLARDLARRLYKRSPRRDVRDLALGLGAFD, from the coding sequence ATGACTGACCGCCGTCCGTTCGGCGCACGCGTGAAGTTCTACCGGGAACGGCGCGGCCTCCATCAATGGCAACTCGGCGAACTCCTCAACCGCTCCGAAGACTGGGTGTACCGCGTCGAGGCGGGCAAGATCCCAGTGAACAACATCAAGATGCTGGCGGACCTGGCGAACACCCTCCGGGTCCACGTGGAAGACCTGCAAGGGGCTCCGTCCCTGCTGGACGACCGCGAAGATCACGCGGGCAGCGTGCCCGCTATCCGGGCCGCTCTCATGCGTTCCCGACGGCTGGCCGGGTCTCTGTACGACGCCCGGGAACCGCTGCGCTTGGAACGTCTCGCCGTGGAAGTCGACGCCGCTTGGAGCCTCTACCAACATGGCCAGTACGCACAGTTGGCGGGGCGCCTCCCGTCGCTGCTGGCGGATGCCCGGATGGCCACGCAGGAGCATTCCGCGGGGAGGGACAAGTCCGAAGCTCTCAGGCTGTTCGCCCTGACCTGCCATGTCACAGCGGCGTTCCTCCGCAAGCTGGGCGAGACCAATCTCGCCTGGATCGCTGCGGACCAGGGCGATATCGCGGCCAGCGCCTCCGGCGACGTGGGAACCGTGGTCGCACTGCGCCGCTGTGTCGCCCATGTCCAACTCGGTGCCGGACTGGCGGAGGACGCGGTGAACGTCACGCAGGATGCCGCCGCCGATCTGCCGGACGGCTGGTGGGAGACCTCACCTGCTTCGCTCTCGCTGTACGGCACGCTCCTGCTGAACGGTGCTGTGGCGGCTGCGCGGCTGCGTGACCGTCCTCTGGCCGACGGCATGATCGCGCAGGCTCAGCAGGCAGCTGACCGGCTCGGGGGCGACAAAAACGAGATGTGGACGTCCTTCGGCCCGACCAACGTTGACATCCACCGCTTGGCGCTGGCGCTTGAGTTCGAGGACGTACAGCTGGCCGTGGATATAGCTCCCAAGGTGAAGCCCACCGGACTCCCCTTGGAGCGGCGCGCGAGGGCGCGTCTCGATGTCGCTCGGGCCTATGGGGAGGCCGGAAGGACAGACGAAGCGATCGATCACCTCAAGCGGGCGTATAGGAACGCCCCTGAGCAGATGCGGGCCCATGGTCTTGCCCGCGACCTGGCGCGTCGGCTGTACAAGCGCAGTCCTCGACGCGACGTCCGCGACCTCGCGTTGGGGCTCGGCGCGTTTGATTAA
- a CDS encoding FAD-dependent monooxygenase has translation MKKPEVLIVGAGIAGPALAYWLSRNGYRPTVVEHARQLRSGGSAIVVKGPAIPVADRMGILPQLRELATRNRSLTLLDPGGRRILQLPLTSDKTPTVEVTRADLSEVLHRSAQTEAEFLFDDTVTALDQDGGGVDVTFRRSAPRRFDLVVGADGMHSTVRRLVFGPERQFASDLGLYGATVPLEPDAIEDPTEMTMLTVPNRMLVLHPSRTTPLAIFTFRAAQLAPHDRKNIALHKQTVADAYADVRWRAPELVAAFLDHPAPFFDPLTTVRVPSWSRGRVVLLGDAAAATALLGDGSSMAMAGAYALAEELAAHPGDHARAFAAYESRLRREVGPRQRRVGLLSRLMVPRTRPGLSVRNAMGRAVGRTNRIASREAANR, from the coding sequence ATGAAGAAACCCGAGGTGCTGATAGTCGGTGCCGGAATCGCAGGGCCCGCACTCGCCTACTGGCTCTCCCGGAATGGATACCGGCCAACGGTCGTCGAACACGCCCGGCAGCTGCGCTCCGGTGGTAGCGCGATCGTCGTGAAGGGGCCCGCGATCCCGGTCGCCGACCGCATGGGCATCCTCCCGCAGCTCCGCGAGCTCGCCACCCGCAATCGGTCGCTGACCCTGCTCGACCCCGGCGGCAGGCGAATCCTGCAACTCCCGCTCACCTCGGACAAGACTCCGACGGTCGAAGTGACCCGAGCCGACCTGTCCGAGGTGCTCCACCGGTCGGCGCAGACCGAGGCCGAGTTCTTGTTCGACGACACGGTCACCGCTCTCGACCAGGACGGAGGAGGGGTCGACGTCACCTTCCGGCGGTCCGCGCCACGGCGCTTCGACTTGGTAGTCGGTGCCGACGGGATGCACTCCACCGTACGGCGCCTGGTCTTCGGCCCCGAGCGGCAGTTCGCGAGCGACCTGGGCCTGTACGGCGCGACCGTCCCGCTGGAACCCGACGCCATCGAGGACCCGACCGAGATGACGATGCTGACCGTGCCGAACCGGATGCTGGTCCTCCACCCCTCACGGACCACTCCGCTCGCGATCTTCACCTTCCGGGCTGCACAGCTAGCGCCCCACGACCGCAAGAACATCGCCCTTCACAAGCAGACCGTGGCCGACGCCTACGCCGACGTGCGGTGGCGGGCACCGGAACTCGTGGCGGCGTTCCTCGACCACCCGGCTCCGTTCTTCGACCCCCTGACCACCGTCCGGGTGCCCTCGTGGTCCCGCGGACGGGTCGTACTGCTCGGGGACGCGGCGGCGGCGACAGCCCTGCTGGGCGACGGGTCCAGCATGGCGATGGCGGGCGCGTACGCCCTCGCAGAAGAGCTCGCCGCCCATCCCGGTGATCACGCCCGCGCCTTCGCCGCCTACGAGTCGCGGCTCCGCCGTGAGGTAGGCCCGCGGCAGCGACGCGTCGGTCTGCTCTCCAGGCTCATGGTGCCCCGCACCCGGCCGGGCCTCTCGGTGCGCAACGCGATGGGCCGCGCGGTCGGTCGCACGAACCGGATCGCCTCTCGCGAAGCCGCGAACCGGTAG
- a CDS encoding ArsR/SmtB family transcription factor, whose product MAGRNLVGPEVDALDLGAVFRALADEHRRSVMTELAADRSDSERGCNSFDLPISKQTQTHHFRVLREAGLIDEIDYGNRKGIRLRRADIEKRFPGLLTLLGSESPGGTAPR is encoded by the coding sequence GTGGCCGGGAGGAACCTGGTCGGCCCGGAGGTCGATGCGCTCGATCTGGGTGCGGTGTTTCGCGCCCTCGCCGACGAGCACCGTCGTTCGGTGATGACGGAGTTGGCCGCCGACCGCAGCGACAGCGAGCGGGGCTGCAACTCGTTCGATCTTCCGATCTCGAAGCAGACCCAGACCCACCACTTCCGGGTCCTGCGCGAGGCAGGTCTCATTGACGAGATCGACTACGGCAACCGCAAGGGCATCCGACTACGACGCGCGGACATCGAGAAGAGATTCCCCGGGCTGCTCACGCTCCTGGGCTCAGAGTCCCCGGGCGGTACTGCTCCTCGCTGA
- a CDS encoding DUF6415 family natural product biosynthesis protein has translation MDVDQVDVDKIAETIARALVTRTVLPPYEELCGLYKALLEHIQTLMPLAEKRIDRLNRGTVAWYSKRSRLNTIPHEVAQGLGSGLRSADWHVRSLGYTCQFLLNNSGLVQEHDR, from the coding sequence GTGGATGTTGACCAGGTAGACGTAGACAAGATCGCCGAGACGATCGCCCGTGCCTTGGTCACGCGAACGGTGCTGCCGCCATACGAAGAGCTGTGTGGGCTGTACAAGGCACTGCTGGAGCATATTCAGACGCTGATGCCTCTGGCGGAGAAGCGGATCGACCGTCTGAACCGGGGCACCGTGGCCTGGTACTCGAAGCGCAGCAGGTTGAACACCATCCCGCATGAGGTGGCCCAAGGGCTCGGTTCCGGTCTGCGTTCAGCTGACTGGCACGTTCGGAGCCTGGGCTACACGTGTCAGTTCCTGCTCAACAACTCCGGCCTTGTTCAGGAGCACGACCGGTGA